One stretch of Arachis hypogaea cultivar Tifrunner chromosome 20, arahy.Tifrunner.gnm2.J5K5, whole genome shotgun sequence DNA includes these proteins:
- the LOC112782239 gene encoding uncharacterized protein, whose translation MYKTWHKVPMQYKDAVFENTIKKIFVVNDDEHKRYILSNLGNKWKNNRCKLFNEHYKLELSWDANVNSNPIGIPKDHWAAFLEYRLSPKTQELCEKNATNRQQLKIPHTLGSKTLARKRHELEVETGRQFSRGEMFSITHKKKDGTFVNEEAQQKNEDLQKEIGEGASENEAYVKVFGKENSSYVRGMGFGVRPSQMIGSLSRSRESMQSTTTSGPSRAEYQNLKLQVQLLQEQVNFLVNHQKGQLPPGFPTEVADFESPTHTRPYSSASHEPQQYRSSNV comes from the exons ATGTACAAAACTTGGCATAAGGTTCCAATGCAATACAAAGATGCTGTTTTTGAGAATACTATTAAg AAAATATTTGTTGTTAATGATGATGAACACAAAAGGTATATCTTGTCAAATCTTGGAAATAAGTGGAAGAATAATAGATGCAAGCTATTCAATGAGCATTATAAATTGGAACTTAGTTGGGATGCAAATGTTAATTCGAATCCAATTGGAATTCCCAAAGATCATTGGGCTGCATTTTTGGAATATAGATTGAGTCCAAAAACTCAG GAATTGTGTGAAAAGAATGCTACAAATCGGCAACAATTAAAAATTCCTCACACTCTTGGCTCAAAAACACTTGCTAGGAAACGCCATGAACTT GAAGTTGAAACTGGGCGACAGTTTAGTAGAGGAGAAATGTTTTCTATCACTCACAAGAAAAAAGATGGAACATTTGTCAATGAGGAAGCACAACAAAAAAAT GAAGACTTACAAAAGGAAATTGGTGAGGGTGCTTCTGAAAATGAAGCATATGTTAAAGTATTTGGCAAAGAGAATTCAAGCTATGTTAGAGGTATGGGATTTGGTGTTCGTCCATCTCAAATGATTGGATCCTTATCCCGCTCAAGAGAGTCTATGCAATCTACTACAACTAGTGGACCATCAAGAGCTGAATATCAAAACTTGAAGTTACAAGTACAATTGCTACAGGAGCAAGTAAATTTTCTTGTGAATCATCAAAAGGGTCAATTGCCACCCGGTTTTCCTACTGAG GTTGCAGATTTTGAATCACCGACACATACAAGACCATATTCTTCTGCCAGTCATGAACCTCAACAATATAGGTCATCCAACGTTTAA